A genomic segment from Janthinobacterium sp. 64 encodes:
- a CDS encoding fasciclin domain-containing protein, giving the protein MRTFVPAALFITSMLAASAPFAADMATMVGGQSMYPSKDIVDNAVNSADHTTLVAAVKAAGLVDTLKGKGPFTVFAPTNAAFGKLPAGTVETLVKPENKATLTKILTYHVVPGKYDFKALAKEIKMHDGKATLPTASGGKLMFAMNGMHNIVVMDEGGNSANISTYDVYQSNGVINVIDTVLMPK; this is encoded by the coding sequence ATGCGCACCTTCGTTCCCGCAGCACTGTTCATTACATCCATGCTGGCCGCCAGCGCCCCGTTTGCCGCCGACATGGCGACCATGGTCGGTGGCCAGAGCATGTATCCGTCCAAGGACATCGTCGACAACGCCGTCAATTCGGCCGACCACACGACCCTGGTCGCCGCCGTCAAGGCGGCAGGCCTGGTCGATACCCTGAAAGGCAAGGGTCCGTTTACCGTGTTCGCGCCGACGAATGCGGCCTTCGGCAAGCTGCCCGCCGGCACCGTCGAGACCCTGGTCAAACCGGAAAACAAGGCGACCCTGACGAAAATCCTTACCTACCACGTGGTGCCCGGCAAATATGACTTCAAGGCGCTGGCGAAGGAAATCAAGATGCACGACGGTAAAGCCACTTTGCCCACGGCCAGCGGCGGCAAGCTGATGTTCGCCATGAACGGCATGCACAATATCGTGGTGATGGACGAGGGCGGCAACAGCGCCAACATCAGCACCTATGATGTGTACCAGTCGAATGGCGTGATCAATGTCATCGACACGGTACTGATGCCGAAATAA